A segment of the Methylomonas paludis genome:
TGGCGGGTGGGTATTGTTGTCGCGGCTGCTGTTCCCCTAACACTGGCCGCTGTGCTAGTGGTGATGATGATCACCGATCGTGCCTTTGATCGGATCACCTTGGGTGCATTGATTATTTCGCTCGGATTGCTGGTAGATGATGCCATCATTGCCATCGAGATCATGGTAGTCAAAATGGAAGAAGGTCTTGATCGTATCAAAGCGGCCGCCTATGCCTGGAGCAGTACGGCTGCGCCCATGCTAACCGGAACATTGATCACGGTGATTGGCTTCACGCCAGTCGGTTTTGCCAAGTCCACTGCCGGAGAATATGCCGGCAATATATTCTGGATCGTGGGATTCGCATTACTGACCTCCTGGTTGGTGGCAGTCTTCTTTACCCCGTACCTAGGCGTCAAGCTACTGCCTGTCATCGAGCCGGTCAAGGGTGGGCATGAGGCCATTTACGCCACCCCGAATTACCGCCGTTTTCGCGATCTTGTCATCTGGTCTGTGATCAATAAGAAAAAAGTGGCTACAGCTGTTCTGCTGTCTTTTTTTGCCGCCATCGTCGGCATGGGGAGCGTGAAGCAACAGTTTTTCCCCAGTTCGGATCGCCCGGAAATGCTGGTGGAAATTCAGATGCCCTATGGTACAAATATTGATGCCACCAGTGCTGCTAGCGCCAAAGTGGAGCAATGGTTGAAGCAACAACCCGAATCCAAGGTCGTGACCAGTTATATTGGCCAGGGCGCACCGAGATTTTTTCTGGCATTTTCTCCAGAATTGCCCGACCCTTCCTTTGCCAAAATTATTGTCCTAACGCCCGATCAGGACGCTCGGGAAAAACTAAAGTCACGTTTACGAGAATCCGTACAGAATGGACTGGCGCCGGAAGCAAAAGTCCGGGCTACTCAGCTGGTATTTGGACCACCGTCACCGTTTCCAGTTGCGTTCCGGGTCATGGGTTCTGATGCCGATAAAGTCAGATCCATCAGTAACGAAGTGGCAGATCTGATGCGGAAAAACCCCAACATGCGCCAAGTCAATCAGGATTGGGGGAATCTCCAGCCCACCCTGCATTTTGTTTTGGATCAGGAGCGGCTGAAAGTGATCGGCATGACACCAACCGCTGTAGCTGAACAATTGCAATTCCTGCTGACCGGTGTACCCGTTACCCAAGTTCGGGAAAATATACGGACGGTGGATATTATTGCCAGAAGTGCAGGTGAGCAACGCCTCGACCCCGCACGTATTACAGATTTCAACTTGACCAATAACGAGGGGAAGATCATTCCGCTAAGACAAGTCGGATCGATTGAATTGCTACCCGAAGAGCCCTTAATCAGGCGTCGTGATCGCTATGTAACCATGACAGTACGTGGGGACATTGATGAAACCCTGCAACCGCCACAAGTTTCAACGGAAGTCTGGCAGGCATTAGCTCCCATCATTCAAGCGCTGCCGTCCGATTACAAGATCGAAATGGCTGGCTCCATAGAAGAGGCAGAAAAAGCCAATAAGGCCTTGCTGCCGATCTTTCCGATTATGCTGGCCCTGACCTTAACCGTGATTATCTTTCAGGTTAGATCATTTTCAGCCATGATCATGGTGTTTCTGACCGGGCCGCTGGGCTTGGTGGGCACGGTACCGGTGTTGCTGTTATTTAACCAGCCCTTTGGATTTAATGCGATTCTTGGATTAATCGGTCTGTCGGGAATACTAATGCGCAATACCTTGATTCTGATTGATCAAATCAAACAGAACCAGAATAAAGGTCTGGATGATTTCAATGCCGTGGTCGAAGCAACGGTGCAACGGGCGCGGCCCGTGGTACTGACAGCGCTGGCCGCGATACTGGCCTTTATCCCACTGACCTCTTCCGTATTCTGGGGATCCATGGCCTATACGTTGATAGGGGGAACAGCCGTGGGTACGGTGCTGACATTATTGTTTTTGCCCAGTCTTTATGCGATATGGTTTAAAGTCAAAAACACATTGCCAAAAAAATGAATGTTGGGGAATCTCTGAAAAACGAACCTATCGAGCGGCAGTTAGTCTAAAAATTGGTCTAATATTTCAATATACAACTGATTTTTATAAAATGAGCCAATTTAACCCGAAAATAAGCTGTATTTCCGGGTTATTTCCAATTTTGGACTCAATTAGGCATCGGCGTTCATAGTATCCCCACGAATGAAGTTGGCAATTGGTGCTTTCATCCGGCACAGTAATCAGGCGGATGCTGCAAAAAAAAACATCTCAGGGCATGACCGTCGGGTTAAGCCTTAGTGCGTAAGCTTTTGCAGCAGGTCACCAAGCCGTAAACAAATACTCAGCGCCGCTGAAGATGGCACACTAACATTTACGCTGCCGGCCTTATCAAAAAACTGATTTGCACTATTAAATCACCATTTTCAGTCCGGGTATCACTACTCGCCACTTAACCACAAACACTTATCGCCACTGACCTTATGAATTTTGGCCAGCCGCTGTTCATGCTCGGCCAATTCCGCTGCGCTGCAGGCAATGACTTTCAAAGCCGGTCGGTCGGCTGATAAGCGCTCGATAGGTTGTTGAGTACCGTTCAAGAGATGATTAACATCATCCAGCAGTGAAATCTGGCCGCCGGTCATGGTTAGATACACGTCGGCCAGAATTTCCGCGTCCAATAAAGCGCCGTGGAGTTCGCGCTGGCTATTGTCCACGCCGTAGCGCTTGCATAAGGCATCCAGGCTGTTGCGTGCGCCTGGGTGCATGCGGCGGGCGTAGGCCAAGGTGTCAAACACGCTGCTGTTGCTTTCTATGCGCCGGGTTTCATCAGCCAGCATGGCCAGTTCGTGATTTAGAAAGCCGACGTCAAACGGGGCATTGTGGATAATCAGTTCGGCACCGGCGGTAAAAGCCAAAAAGTCAGCAACCACTTCACGAAATTTGGGCTTATCCTGCAAAAACTCATTGGTAATACCATGTACTTCAATGGCTCCAGCGTCGATTTCCCGTTCCGGATTTAAATACACGTGAAAGCGGTTTTGGGTCAGGCGGCGGTTAATCAGTTCTACACAGCCTATCTCGATAATTCTATGACCTTCTTTTGGGTTTAAGCCGGTGGTCTCGGTATCCAGCACCACTTGGCGATGATTTCCTGGATTAAACATAGCAATGCCTGCCTTCAGCTAAATGATTTCAGGAGTTCGGCCTGAGCCTGGTATAAGGGTTTATCCCCGGGCAGAATCTTGTGGTATTGACCATCCTGCTGCAACAACCAGGATTGGGAATTATCCTTCAGATAACGTTGTAAATCGGTCAGAATACGATCGCTGAGTTTTTTGTCGATAATCGGAAAACTGATTTCCACGCGCCTGAACATATTGCGGTTCATCAGATCGGCACTGGCGGCAAATACTGCCCAATCGCCGCCGTTCATAAAGGCGTAAATCCGGTTATGTTCCAAAAACCGGCCAATGATGGAGCGGACTTCTATATTCTCCGATACGCCGGGCACGCCGGGCCGTAAACAGCAAATACCCCGCACTATCAGTTTAACTTCAACACCTGCCTGCGAAGCCCGGTATAAAGCCCGTATCGCTTGCTCTTCGACTACCGCATTGACTTTAATAATGATTTTGGCCGGCTTGCCTTTTTTGGCGTGATCTATTTCCCGCTCTATCATTTTCAGCAAACCATGATGCAAGGTAAACGGCGATTGTAACAAGCGGTTAAGTTTGCTTACCTTACCCAGACTGGTCAGTTGCATAAATACCCGCCGCACATCCTCGCCCAGTTCTTTATCACAGGAAAACAAACCATAATCGGTATATAAACGCGCGGTTTTCGGGTGGTAATTACCGGTACTTAAATGCACATAATTGCGTAACTGATTACCTTCTTTACGCAACACCAAACACATTTTGGCATGGGTCTTATAACCCACCACCCCATAGACCACATGGGCGGCGGCTTCCTGTAATTTGGCGGCCAGACCGATATTATCCTTCTCATCAAATCGAGCCAGTAACTCTATTACTACGGTGACTTCCTTACCTGCTTTAGCGGCATTGATCAAGGCCGCCACTACC
Coding sequences within it:
- the dnaQ gene encoding DNA polymerase III subunit epsilon, whose translation is MFNPGNHRQVVLDTETTGLNPKEGHRIIEIGCVELINRRLTQNRFHVYLNPEREIDAGAIEVHGITNEFLQDKPKFREVVADFLAFTAGAELIIHNAPFDVGFLNHELAMLADETRRIESNSSVFDTLAYARRMHPGARNSLDALCKRYGVDNSQRELHGALLDAEILADVYLTMTGGQISLLDDVNHLLNGTQQPIERLSADRPALKVIACSAAELAEHEQRLAKIHKVSGDKCLWLSGE
- a CDS encoding efflux RND transporter permease subunit encodes the protein MNGFNLSAFAVKERAITLFLIMVITGAGIYAFLNLGRAEDPPFTIKQMVISAAWPGATAQEMQDLVAEPYEKRLQELRWYDRVETMTRPGLALMTLTLKDNIPPGDVPEQFYQARKKLGDEAYKLPQGTLGPFINDEYSDVTFALYALQADGLALPLLTREAENIRQKLLHVPGVKKVDLFGERPERIFVEISNERLANLGVSAYQILEALHKQNALTPAGSIETSGPQLFVRLDGAYDSLDKIRNTPIVAARQSFKLADIAEVKRGYEDPATFIIRHDGKPALVLGVVMQEGWNGLKLGKALETEESKISSELALGYQFKQISDQAVNIKESVDEFMLKFFVALGVVMLVSLLSMGWRVGIVVAAAVPLTLAAVLVVMMITDRAFDRITLGALIISLGLLVDDAIIAIEIMVVKMEEGLDRIKAAAYAWSSTAAPMLTGTLITVIGFTPVGFAKSTAGEYAGNIFWIVGFALLTSWLVAVFFTPYLGVKLLPVIEPVKGGHEAIYATPNYRRFRDLVIWSVINKKKVATAVLLSFFAAIVGMGSVKQQFFPSSDRPEMLVEIQMPYGTNIDATSAASAKVEQWLKQQPESKVVTSYIGQGAPRFFLAFSPELPDPSFAKIIVLTPDQDAREKLKSRLRESVQNGLAPEAKVRATQLVFGPPSPFPVAFRVMGSDADKVRSISNEVADLMRKNPNMRQVNQDWGNLQPTLHFVLDQERLKVIGMTPTAVAEQLQFLLTGVPVTQVRENIRTVDIIARSAGEQRLDPARITDFNLTNNEGKIIPLRQVGSIELLPEEPLIRRRDRYVTMTVRGDIDETLQPPQVSTEVWQALAPIIQALPSDYKIEMAGSIEEAEKANKALLPIFPIMLALTLTVIIFQVRSFSAMIMVFLTGPLGLVGTVPVLLLFNQPFGFNAILGLIGLSGILMRNTLILIDQIKQNQNKGLDDFNAVVEATVQRARPVVLTALAAILAFIPLTSSVFWGSMAYTLIGGTAVGTVLTLLFLPSLYAIWFKVKNTLPKK